The genomic interval AGCCTCTCTGCTTCGGTTCTGGCCGCCTCGGCCAACGGCTTGGTCTTGGCCCGGTCCCCGCCGTCGTCCCCACGCGCCGCCGTCAGCATCCGCTCCGTGTGATCCAGCTTCTGGctgatcagctgctgcagccgcgtgATGgccgcagacgcagacgcagccgGATCGGGCGTGGTCTCTGTCTCGTTCTGAGCCGCCTTAGTCTCTGGGTGCGACAGGATCTCGTCCACAGAAGCGCAGCGGTTCTTCTCTGCTGACGTCAGACGCTTCTCGGGCTGCGGGGTCTGGGCAGGACACATCTGGTCCCACGCGGCCTCCCTGACCCGAGGAAGGCTGTGGGATTTCCCAGAAGCCTGCTCAGTCCTGGTAGAGAGAGCACCGTCGGTcttggacctgagctggaacgTTCCCTCCTGGACCCTGGAGCTTTCGCAGCCATTGGCTTCCCGAGGCCCGGCGTAGTCGTCCTGAATCAGATCCAGAGTCAGCATCCCGtccgaggaggaggtggaggcctgagcaacagagagagagagtgaggagtaactcagcagcagcagcagcagcagcagcagcgatcCAGTTACTGGATGGAGGCAGGACCACTGACCACAGCCAGCAGGTGACCTCGGGTCGGCAGGCGGCGCGTGTGAGGGATCTTCACTCGATCGCGGGTCAGATGAGACAACTGAGAGTCTTCTACCGTCACCTGAGAACAGAGACGAAGCCCGGTGAGCTTGAAGCGGCTCCTCCAGCGGTTCTGGGCTCACGCACGCTGCTGTGATCCAGTATTCTCAGTATTCTATAACAGAACTTTTCTAACTGCATGGATGAAATGTTGGGTGTTTGGGCTTTAGCGTCTCCTacctctttttttccttccaaAATGGCTTCTTGTACCTATAATAACGTAAAACTCCCTTTATGCTTGACCGCATATAAATCACCGCATCATAAAATGATTTTTGAGAGTTCGACTGGAGGACGAACGGCTCCTTACGGAAGCCGTGCATGTGGCAGTGGAAGCGCATCGATCTGAGCATTGACGGATGGAAACACAAAGATTGACTGTTCAccagctgctgtgaaacacaAGCATTGTCACAACTTCtgcatcaaaacacaaacaggaaccatCACTTCCCAACAGTCAGAACTGGACCCAGTCCTCAAACACACTGACTTCACCAGCAACACCTAGAACTCAGGAGCTGCAGAACTTCACTCAGTCTGCAATGAACCAGTTGGACCAGTTTCAGCACACAGAAACCATTACCCTTCTCAGGTCTGATGTGTACTTTGGAGTCAAACTGATACAGAGCAGAACCACAAGGATCGGTCCCTGGCACTGTTGGGCTCCGTACCTCATCCAGGATTCTGTTTTTGGCTCTGGTGATGGCGACGTTCAGGGCGCTGATCCAGGACTCCTTCTCCTCTGGGCTCACAGCCAGGAAGACCAGGTTGGGaacctgccacacacacaaatgttacCAGGTGTTAATCTGGTTCTGATAAGGGTCCAGACTTGGCTTTGACCTGCAGGAGTCTCATAATTGATGATTTATCTCTAGACTCTACGTTTCTTTCAAACCTAAACCTGACACTGTAGCGGGATCAGAGCAGCGTGTCAGCACCAGGTTCCAGAGCTCTGAGGtcctcaaaacacaaacagctgtgtaACAGGAGCTGTGCCTCAGTTTGTGGGACCCGCCCCAGGGCATTCTGGGACCTGGTGACCTGCAGATGTCGGTCCACCTGTTGAGTAGCTGTCAGCTGCCAAGTGGATTTCTTTACAGCCAGTGAGGCCCAGCTGGGGCAGAGTCAAGAGACTCGGTCTGAGGAGCGTTGGACGGACTCGCGCCGGGACAGTCTGAGGACAGATTGACTCAACCGACGTTGGGCCGGTCTAAGAACAGACTGACTCCGGGTTGGTCTGAGGACATATTGACtccgggtcggtctgaggacgggccctcactgggtcggtctgaggacagactgactctgggtcggtctgaggacagATTGACTCCGGGTCAGTCTGAGGAGGTGCCTTTACTGGGTCGGTCTGTGGACAGAATGACtccgggtcggtctgaggacgggccctcactgggtcggtctgaggacagactgactctgggtcggtctgaggacagattgactccgggtcggtctgaggaGGTGCCTTTactgggtcggtctgaggaaAGAATGACtccgggtcggtctgaggacgggccctcactgggtcggtctgagcacagacacgtgccgggtcggtctgaggacgggccctcactgggtcggtctgaggacagACACGCGccgggtcggtctgaggacagactgactccgggtcggtctgaggacgAGCCCTCACTGGGTCGGTCTGAGAACAGACTGACTCCCGGTCGGTCTGAGGACAGATTGACtccgggtcggtctgaggaGGTGCCTTTactgggtcggtctgaggaaAGAATGACtccgggtcggtctgaggacgggccctcactgggtcggtctgagcacagacacgtgccgggtcggtctgaggacgggccctcactgggtcggtctgaggacagACACGCGccgggtcggtctgaggacagactgactccgggtcggtctgaggacagATTGACTCCCGGTCGGTCTGAGGACGAGCCCTCACTGGGTCGGTCTGAGAACAGACTGACTCCCGGTCGGTCTGAGGACAGATTGACtccgggtcggtctgaggaGGTGCCTTTactgggtcggtctgaggacagaatgactccgggtcggtctgaggacgggccctcactgggtcggtctgaggacagACACGCGccgggtcggtctgaggacagattgactccgggtcggtctgaggacgggccctcactgggtcggtctgagcacagacacgcgccgggtcggtctgaggacgTGCCCTCACTGGGTCGGTCTGATGACCGACTGACTCCCGGTCCGTCTGAGGACAGATTGACTCCGGGTCGGTCTGAAGACAGATTGACtccgggtcggtctgaggacgggccctcactgggtcggtctgaggacagATTGACTCCGAGTTGGTCTGAGGACGGGCCCTCACTGGGTCGgtctgagcacagacacgcgccgggtcggtctgaggacggGCCCTCACTGGGTCGGTCTGAGCACAGATTGACTCCGGGTCGGTCCGAGGACGAGCCCTCactgggtcggtctgaggacagACTGACTCCCGGTCGCTCTGAGGACGGGCCCTCactgggtcggtctgaggacagactgactccgggtcggtctgaggacgagccctcactgggtcggtctgaggacagattgactccgggtcggtctgaggacgggccctcactgggtcggtgtgagcacagacacgcgccgggtcggtctgaggacgggccctcactgggtcggtctgaggaaAGATTGACtccgggtcggtctgaggacgAGCCCTCACTGGGTCGGTCTGATGACCGACTGACTCCCGGTCCGTCTGAGGACAGATTGACTCTGGGTCGGTCTGAAGACAGATTGACtccgggtcggtctgaggacgggccctcactgggtcggtctgaggacagactgactccgggtcggtctgaggacgagccctcactgggtcggtctgaggaaAGATTGACtccgggtcggtctgaggacgggccctcactgggtcggtctgagcacagacacgcgccgggtcggtctgaggacggGCCCTCACTGGGTCGGTCTGAGCACAGATTGACtccgggtcggtctgaggacggGCCCTCACTGGGTCGGTCTGAGCACAGATTGACtccgggtcggtctgaggacgagccctcactgggtcggtctgaggacagACTGACTCCCGGTCGGTCTGAGGACGGGCCCTCACTGGGTCCGTCGACAGCAGGCGTACCGTGTTTCCTGGTGTGCTGATGCGCTGCAGTCTGAACTTGCTGTGGTTCTTTTTGCTCCGGCTCTTGTTTTTTCTGATTTCCTCGCATCGTTCATAGTCCGACAGATCCAGCACCTCGTCGGCCCGTCCCAGCTCTTTTACctgcatcacagacacacacagacagacacacaggtaaCAGCCCCGAGGCGTTTATAGACAAACAGGAACAGAGTCTGGCCTGGTCTCTCTCTAAACAACACCAGCTGGACACAACCTGCGGACCGGACCGAGCTGTGTGTGCAgaaaagcagggagggaggagcttcagctgcagctcacacctGGTTCCTGCAGGTGAACTCCAGCTCGTTAATCTCCATGGAAACGGCATCTATTATTAAGCAGTGTTAAAGTGAGACTTCCTGGGAGAGGCCCCGCTGCTCTGTGGGGAGCTGGATGACTCCCACACATGCTGTATCACCACTGTTCATGTCTCTGCTGTGTGGATCAGGACAAATACGGAGCCAATGACTCTACAGAACCTTCCTACCTGGTCCAGGTCTACAGTCCGTCTGGACCCTGACTCTGTCCGCTCTGCTCACTGACCATCATCATTTACAGCAACTTCACTTTTTAGGCTTTCCAAACTGAAACGTCTGTTTTTACCGATTCCTCACATCATTGTGGATCAATCCATCTAAAAGGAATTCCTAGCTCACATTTAATGTCAGCTGTTAATCTGTCAGCTGCCGCTCGACTCTATTTGCCTCTGACTCATCAATAACGTCTAATTTTATCTTTGTGGAACTTTTTTACTTTCTAATCAGTCAAAGTGATCGATGACTGATCGCTGTCTGACTGTCCACTGGTGGAGTAACCACACCCTGTACTGACACCCTCCAAGTCTGTGTCTGAACCAGGTTCTGAATCCTGTGACAGAAGGCGACAATGCAGAGACACAGAAGTCAACTGTCCCCTCGGGCAGAAACGACTCGTCCTGAGCATCATCGCGCAGATGGGCAATAATCAATTCATGGAGCTTATGTAAccagtctgtgtccagagaCACAGTCTGGCTtcggtgacctctgacctccatgTGCGGCACTAGTCTGAACCTATAAACACGTTGGAGACATAAACGGTTATTAGGCGTTAAACAGTTCAAGGAGACCGGGACCGGGTCAGGACCTGAACGCATCATGAGCTTCCCCTCAATGCGGGTTTCCTGGATCAGATGAGAGGTTGCGTTATTAGAGGAAGTGTGgcatgtgtgtctgcctgtctttgtGAAACACAGCTTCACTTCTCTATGTGATGATATACTGGGCCGATCTCTGGTTTTGATCCAGTTTCTTGAATCAGGTGCTTCAGAAACGTGTCAGGTGTTACCACAGACTGTCCCTACAgctgtggacgtgtgtgtgtgtcgtctctCTAAATTTTGGCTCAACAGTTAACTGAAGCTTTACACCAAAGCCACCTGAGTGAGGACGGACGGATCCTTATTTGGTGCTAAGACCACGATCATGTTCATGTGACTGTCAGACAGTAGAGGAAGTGAAAAAACAGAACCTGACCTCGGTATTTTTATCACCCATTAAATTGCAGACAGTTTCCTGTTTGCTCTTAAAAGGTGAGAAACAACAATATCTCAGTCAGTTCACTGTGACAGAGACACAACACGACACAGTACGGTTCTCTAGGACCCAGATCCAGTCCAGCAGAACCCAGAATAGACAGAAAGTAGAGCAACAAGATGCTACAAGTTCTAAAATATGATGTAATGTTATGTTGTGTGTATTCATGTTCCATGATGCACTGCTCCACAGTTTAGATGTTTAGTGTTCACACGGTGTCTGAATCTGTATAATGGCATGACGTTAAATCGTTTTACACCTTTATTACACGTTAAATTTGTTTTAAGCAGCTTTAAAGGCAGCAAACATGTCTTTGGAAAGTCCAAcggctgatggagctgctgtgtaACATGCATTAGGAAACCGGGCCCGACCTTGGCAGAACCAGCTAGACATCCTGTTCCCTATATTTTGCAGATGATAAAGGTTCTATGTGGGTGTTCTGTCCACTGTTCCAGCAGTGAAACCAgagctctctgtgtgtctgcagctcagactgaaACCCGACGCCTGCAGAGCGCCGTGTGGAGAGTGCAAGACAAACTTGTTTCCACTCAGAATCTGAAGGAAGCAACACAAAACTGCAAAAAGTGCTGTGTGGAACATcacctggttgccatggcaacaatcGGAGCTCCCAGGAAGCAGGCGCTGTCTGAGCGGTGTGGTAAACAGTTACTTAGCTGAGAGGTGTTGGTCAGTTTAGGCCCCACCCCGACTCACCTCTTTCTCCTTGATAAACAGCTGATCTCCTCTCAGAACCACAAACCGATTCTTCCAGATCTCTCTGAAGATTCCTTTCCTGCAGAACTTTCGGATCCATCCAACCTTTTCAGGCTGCGTGTTCTGCAGCGTTGAGTCCTGAGGAGCCTAAAACAGGTCAAACATGGATTAAAGACCCGAGGTTTGCATCACTGTATTAGCAAAACACAGGTGTTCTTCCTCATTTTCTAAAGTCTGAGGTGTGTGGAGCAGCTCGCTGGGGCCCAAAGCTCGACTCCAGCACGGCCTCTTACTGTAAACAGGAATAACATGTACTGATCGCCTCTACACGACCCATCAAGGTGTTGCATGTTCTGAATGAAGCACCAACACGTGTGATCGGAGCCTGGACCCAATCAGCTGATCTGTGTTGTTATGTAAGGTGAGTCCACAGACTGACACCAGAGCTGCTTCACTCAGCTCATTTAACCGTCTTTATATTCGGGTTTGACGTCACTGCCCGGTTCGATACAAATCATCAGGTTTTTGATCATTTAAAGTTCCACCATAATGACGCCTTATTCTGAAATCCGGAAGTGGGCTAGAATTAATCCAACTATTgttcccttcaaaataaagtctCAAAACTAATCCGAAGGCTTTTGTTCCTCGCGCCAGGTTAAAGGGAGCCGAACCGAGCAGCCGCTATCGGCGCCGACACTCACTCGTCTCCCGGAGTTGTTCTTCTTCATGCTGCCGGCGCGAACCCCTCTTCTCCGGAGCCTCCTCTCCTCGGCTCTGGATCCACTGCTGCGCCGCTCGCTCCGCTACTCGGTGCTGCTGCCGCCGGGATCCTCTGCGCTCTGAGCGGCCGGGAGCCGCTGCGTGGGTCGGTGTCCGGTtacacctccccctcccccggaCTCCCTGCTGGCTCAGCGGCTCCTCGGCAGCCTCGCGGCGCCCCCCGGCGGTGGAGCTCTGCTTCTTCCAGCTTCTGACCTCATCTGGATCATTGTGCTCTGGACGTTGGCAGATGTTCTGAGGCTAAAATCTGATCTGGACTCACTTTCACTTTGATCACAGGAAACTGGGTCAGACACTGGCCGAGACAGAAGCTGATCTGGGGATTAACCACCGAGCAGAGAACACATGCTTTTAGGTCTGAGGTTCACAGGAAGAGAagagctttgtttttgtttgtggacGTGTAAATATAGTTTGAGCAAAAGACGCAGGACACGATGAGGACGTTATTATCTGTATCCTGACTCAGTTTTCCTTGAgcctgtctgacctttgacctccacagcagctgagtAAAGCAGCTAATTGACAGTGTGACTGTCAACCCACTGATCCAGCACTTTGATGCTGAGTTGACTGtttccacagaaaaaaaacatccagtgtGTCACACAGCCAATGATTCTGCCATTCAACTTAGTACCAAGGAGCACCATAATCAGATTTATTACCTTctagtttatttattgttatgtcatgttgtttttcagtttctttCGTTTTGTTCTCTTATTTCACACAGACGCTTGAAGACCTGTTCTGGTTTTTCCACACGGACCTTCcctccagcatcagcatcgACCGAGGTTCTTTAGTCACCGTGTTCTTCATTACTTACGGGCTCTTAAATCGGTACAGCATCAGAACCGAACTCTGAGTCCTCCACCCACTTCACCTGATTCTAAAGCGTAAAGGACAGGATGACAGGAAAGGATGTCCCATCACTGCTCATGTGACACTTCCTGTTATTAGAGGAATAATGAAACCAACTATGAATTGACTAATGAACAGAACACTGAGTCTGCTGCCACCAGCTGCTTCTGCACATCTAAGAGAGCTGGTTTTATTCAGTTAACAATAGAACCAAATGATACCAGTGTCAAACAATGATGACAAACTGATCAATCTACCAATATCCTCAGTGCTTCatctgacacactgacaatctgCTCATTCACTGTTATTTTCACTGAGACAGAGATCGgctgacatttttttattaaacccATTTCATTACAGACCAGAACCATTTGAGAAGTGATTCAGTCCATGATATGCAGTCAGGTGCCGGTATGTGAGGGAGTTCGTTCCCGCCTGTGATGGACAGGAGGCGGGTCCAGGTGAACCCACTTCCTGCCTGACTCACAGCATGCTTCAGATAAGCcaattaataaatacagtaacagGAAACAAATCCTCATGAAATGTTAGTTTGTTAGaagtctaataataataatctaacaATCTGTTAATAGAGTAAGTGAAAGTAAGTACAATGATTAAACTTAAATTCCTTGAAACTGGTCAGACAACGATGGGGACACTGGTTATGTCACTGTGGTACCAGGTGACCACTCAGCCTGTTGTGGACTTCTGTTCCACACATGATTCTGACAGCaacaacttcctgttttttccaTTATAAAGTTAGTTTTGACCAGCTGAGCAGAGTGTGAACAATTAAATCAGATTCAGTAAATTACTGGCTTGAATCTGGCTTCCTGTCATTTAGGACTCAGAAGAGGAGTGAGGTGGTGCGACCCGATCCGATCCAGAGGTCAGAGTTCAGCAGGTGTCCTTTAACCCGACAAGCCGTGCActttcctcccacagcctcctGGCCACGTCGTCGTCACGTCCCTCCGGAGATGCGTCCTTCTCTGCACAGTCACTGCAAACACACGGAACGCATGTCAGGACCACCATAAAGCAGGCTCCTCGCCTGACCAGAACCGGCCTAAACAGGGTCCAGCCCGGTGGTCCAGCTCCTGATGGGGGACGTGTAGAAGTTCAACACACATGGTTTAAACGGAGCTAAATGCAAACACCTGTTTGACTCTTCTTATGAAGTCTTTTAACTTGTTTTAAATTGGGGTTTTCTTTATTTGACTTTTGGTCCCAATGTGGCTTCATACAAGTGTAGTCGTCAGAAAATCCTGATCATGCAGCATCGGCACCCTCCTACCTGAAGTACGATCCGGACCTTTGCTCCAGACCTGGTGTCACAGCACAGAACACGGTGGTCTGAGACCCCTGCCACGGGCTCTTCAACAACAGCAGACCGGGGACTTTCAGTATCAGTCTCAACGGAGGGAACCAGTCCATAACATGTCGAACCAGCTCCGTCCGGATTATACCTGGGTGGACGGAGAATGAAGACACACCAGAACCTGAAGAGGTTCGGTGGAACAATCCAAGTCAGAATGAGAAACTCACAATGACTCACAATGACGACGAGCAACGTTACCAAAGTAACTCTACTGAAAAGTGATGAATGAAAATCAGACGCTGATTTGGAAAATGGTTGAACAAAGCAAGTTTATCTGTGAGAACCTTTGACTCTGTGGGCGAGTTCTCTGGTGAACAGGATGTTGGCCAGTTTACTCTGCCGGTAGCTGTCCAGAGGACTGTACGGCTTCCTGCTGAAGAACAGGTCGTCAAAGTCGATACGACCtaaagcagaacacacacatgaaacctgcaacaacaaaccacacagaaacagcatgtggccagggtcaaaggtcacacctccgtggtgggCGATGGACGACACGTTGACCACTCGGCTGGGGGCGGAGCTCTTCAGCATCGGCAGCAACATATTGGTCAGTAGGAAGTGACCCAGATGATTGACAGCAAGTTGCGTCTCAAAGCCATCTTCAGTCAGCCATTTTGGACACATCATTAcacctggagacagacagacagacagacagacagacaggtagacaggcaggcaggcagacagtgagAGGGTAAGACAGTccgacaggcaggcagacagtgagagggtaagacagtcagacaggcaggcagacaggcaggcaggcaggcagtgagAGGGTAAGACAGTccgacaggcaggcagacaggcagacagacagacagacagacagaaagacagacagaaagacagacaggcagacagtgaGAGGGTAAGACAGTccgacaggcaggcagacagtgagagggtaagacagtcagacaggcaggcagacaggcaggcaggcaggcagtgagAGGGTAAGACAGTccgacaggcaggcagacagtgagagggtaagacagtcagacaggcaggcagacaggcaggcaggcaggcagtgagAGGGTAAGACAGTccgacaggcaggcagacaggcagacagacagacagacagacagaaagacagacagaaagacagacaggcagacagtgaGAGGGTAAGACAGTccgacaggcaggcagacagtgagagggtaagacagtcagacaggcaggcagacaggcaggcaggcaggcagtgagAGGGTAAGACAGTccgacaggcaggcagacaggcagacagacagacagacagacagacagacagacagacagacagacagaaagacagacaggcagacaggcagacagtgagagggtgagacagacagacaggcagacaaacagaaaaacagacagacagacaggcaggaaggcagtgagagggtgagacagacagacagacagacagacagacagacagacaggcaggcaggcaggcaggcaggcagacagacaggcaggcaggcagacagacagtgagagggtgagacagacagacagacagacagacagacagacagacagacaggcaggcaggcaggcagacaggcaggcaggcaggcaggcagacagacaggcaggcaggcaggcaggcaggcaggcagacaggcagacaaacaaaaaaacagacagacaaacatacagacaggcaggcaggcagacagacagacagacagtgagagagtaagacagacagacagagagacagacagacaggcggacagacagaaagacagacaggcagacagtgagagggtgagacagacagacagacaggcaggcaggcaggcaggtaggcagacagacagacagacagacgggcagaccGACAGGCAGACCGACAGGCAGACagtgagagggtgagacaggcagacagacagacagacagacagacagtaagagggtgagacagacagacagacagacagacagacagacagacagacagacagacagacagacaggcaggcagacagtgagagggtgagacagacagacagacagacagacagacagacagacagacagacagacagacagacagacagtaagagggtgagacagacagacagtgagagggtgagacagacaggcagacaaacagaaaaacagacagacaggcaggcaggcaggcagtgagagggtgagacagacagacagacagacagacagacagtgagagggtgagacagacagacaggcagacaaacagaaaaacagacagacagacagacagacagacagacaggcaggcagtgagagggtgagacagacagacagacaggcaggcaggcaggcagacagacagacagacaggcaggcaggcaggcagacagacagacagacagacagtgagagagtaagacagacagacagagagacagacaggcggacagacagaaagacagacagacaggcagacagacaggcagagagtgagagggtgagacaggcagacagacagacagacagacagtgagagggtaagacagacagagagacaggcaggcaggcagacagacagacagacagacagacagacagacagacagacagacagacagacagacagtgagagggtgagacaggcagacagacagacagacagacagtaagagggtgagacagacagacagacagacagacagacagacagacagacagacagacagacagacagtaagagggtgagacagacatacagacagacagacagacagacagacagacagacagacagacagacagacaggcaggcaggcaggcaggcaggcaggcaggcaggcaggcaggcagacagtgagagggtgagacagacagacagacagacagacagacagacagacagacaggcagacaaacagaaaaacagacagacaggcaggcagacagacagacaggcaggcagacagacagacagacaggtaggcaggcaggcaggcaggcagacagacaatgagagggtgagacaggcagacagacagacagacagacagacagggagggaggcaggcaggcaggcaggcagacagacaggcagacaggcagacaggcagacaaacagaaagacagacagacagacagacagacagacaaacatacagaaagacagacagacagacagacagacagacagacaggcagacaggcagacaggcagacaggcatgcaggcaggcaggcagtgagagggtgagacaggcagacagacagacaggcagacaaacagaaaaacagacagacaggcaggcagacagacagacagacaggtaggcaggcaggcaggcagacagacaatgagagggtgagacagacagacagacagacagacagacagacagacagacagacagacagtgagagggtaagacaaacagagagacagacaggcagacagacagacagacaggcagacagacaggcagacagtgagagggtgagacagacagacaaacagacagaaaaacagacagacagacagtgagagggtaagacagacagacagacagacagacagacagacagacagacagacagacagacagacagacagacaggcaggcagtgagagggtgagacaggca from Betta splendens chromosome 16, fBetSpl5.4, whole genome shotgun sequence carries:
- the plekho1b gene encoding pleckstrin homology domain-containing family O member 1b, which codes for MKKNNSGRRAPQDSTLQNTQPEKVGWIRKFCRKGIFREIWKNRFVVLRGDQLFIKEKEVKELGRADEVLDLSDYERCEEIRKNKSRSKKNHSKFRLQRISTPGNTVPNLVFLAVSPEEKESWISALNVAITRAKNRILDEVTVEDSQLSHLTRDRVKIPHTRRLPTRGHLLAVASTSSSDGMLTLDLIQDDYAGPREANGCESSRVQEGTFQLRSKTDGALSTRTEQASGKSHSLPRVREAAWDQMCPAQTPQPEKRLTSAEKNRCASVDEILSHPETKAAQNETETTPDPAASASAAITRLQQLISQKLDHTERMLTAARGDDGGDRAKTKPLAEAARTEAERLLKEAAAAWTQAQEVLEEVKELRALYRQLDPPPLSPESSKRTQNRKSLM
- the si:dkey-23o4.6 gene encoding uncharacterized protein si:dkey-23o4.6 isoform X1, with translation MRAEAPAEFTVLPWPSSAGGGSDLDTELGPVQENWSGPLLRCGALLGITVICVAVLRRYIGGGVCHCSSRLDGRTVLITGANSGIGKETARDLAGRGARVVMACRDLTRAEQAAEEIRRGTGNGNVVIRHLDLASVYSVRQFAKDFVDSEDRLDVLINNAGGSHFMSGSSFCLPDSPTYLPTYLSACLPACLPACLPACLPVCLSVCLSVSPSYCLSVCLSVCLSVCLSVCLPVCLSACLTLSLPACLSVCLSVCLSVCLSVCLSVCLTLSLSVCLFFCLFVCLSHPLTVCLSVCLSVCLSACLSLCLSYPLTVCLSVCLSVCLSVCLSHPLIVCLPACLPTCLSVCLPACLSVFLFVCLSVCLPVSPSHCLPACMPVCLSACLPVCLSVCLSVCLSVCLSVCLSVCLSFCLSACLPVCLSVCLPACLPPSLSVCLSVCLPVSPSHCLSACLPACLPVCLSVCLPVCLSACLSVCFSVCLPVCLSVCLSVCLSVSPSHCLPACLPACLPACLPACLSVCLSVCLSVCLSVCMSVSPSYCLSVCLSVCLSVCLSVCLSHPLTVCLSVCLPVSPSHCLSVCLSVCLSVCLSVCLSACLPVSLSVLPSHCLSVCLSACLTLSLSACLSACLSVFLSVRLSVSLSVCLTLSLSVCLSVCLPACLSVCLSACLPACLSVCLTLSLPACLSVCLSVCLFFCLSACLSVSPSHCLSVCLSVCLTLSLPACLPVCLFFCLSACLSHPLTVCLSHPLTVCLSVCLSVCLSVCLSVCLSHPLTVCLPVCLSVCLSVCLSVCLSVCLTLLLSVCLSVCLPVSPSHCLPVGLPVGLPVCLSVCLPTCLPACLSVCLSHPLTVCLSVFLSVRLSVCLSVCLSYSLTVCLSVCLPACLYVCLSVFLFVCLSACLPACLPACLSACLPACLSACLPACLSVCLSVCLSVCLTLSLSVCLPACLSACLPACLPVCLSVCLSVCLSHPLTAFLPVCLSVFLFVCLSVCLTLSLSACLPVCLSVCLSVCLSVCLSVCLPVCLPVGLSYPLTACLPACLPACLTVLPSHCLPACRTVLPSHCLPVCLSVCLSVCLSVCLPVCLPVGLSYPLTACLPACLPACLTVLPSHCLPACRTVLPSHCLPACLSACLSDCLTLSLSACLSDCLTLSLSACLSFCLSFCLSVCLSACLPACRTVLPSHCLPACLSACLSDCLTLSLSACLSDCLTLSLSACLPVYLSVCLSVCLSPGVMMCPKWLTEDGFETQLAVNHLGHFLLTNMLLPMLKSSAPSRVVNVSSIAHHGGRIDFDDLFFSRKPYSPLDSYRQSKLANILFTRELAHRVKGSGVSSFSVHPGIIRTELVRHVMDWFPPLRLILKVPGLLLLKSPWQGSQTTVFCAVTPGLEQRSGSYFSDCAEKDASPEGRDDDVARRLWEESARLVGLKDTC
- the si:dkey-23o4.6 gene encoding retinol dehydrogenase 12 isoform X2, with protein sequence MRAEAPAEFTVLPWPSSAGGGSDLDTELGPVQENWSGPLLRCGALLGITVICVAVLRRYIGGGVCHCSSRLDGRTVLITGANSGIGKETARDLAGRGARVVMACRDLTRAEQAAEEIRRGTGNGNVVIRHLDLASVYSVRQFAKDFVDSEDRLDVLINNAGVMMCPKWLTEDGFETQLAVNHLGHFLLTNMLLPMLKSSAPSRVVNVSSIAHHGGRIDFDDLFFSRKPYSPLDSYRQSKLANILFTRELAHRVKGSGVSSFSVHPGIIRTELVRHVMDWFPPLRLILKVPGLLLLKSPWQGSQTTVFCAVTPGLEQRSGSYFSDCAEKDASPEGRDDDVARRLWEESARLVGLKDTC